The Streptomyces sp. NBC_01775 genome includes a region encoding these proteins:
- a CDS encoding 3-hydroxyacyl-CoA dehydrogenase family protein, with protein MAKKLAVIGAGLMGSGIAQVSAQAGWDVVLRDVTDEALARGTDGIKASYDKFVSKGKLESADAEAALARITTTTDLEAAAGADLVVEAVFEKIEVKREIFATLDKLVDEHTVLASNTSAIPITKIAAATEHPERVVGTHFFSPVPMMGLCELVRGHKTSDETLATAREFAESVGKTCVVVNRDVAGFVTTRLISALVVEAASLYESGVASAEDIDTACRLGFGHAMGPLATADLTGVDILLHAAENIWTESKDGKFAPPELMRRMVDAGDLGRKSGQGFYEH; from the coding sequence GTGGCGAAGAAGCTCGCCGTCATCGGGGCCGGACTCATGGGCTCCGGAATCGCGCAGGTCTCCGCACAGGCGGGCTGGGACGTGGTCCTCCGCGATGTGACGGACGAGGCGCTCGCCCGGGGCACCGACGGAATCAAGGCGTCATACGACAAGTTCGTCAGCAAGGGCAAGCTGGAATCCGCCGACGCGGAGGCCGCGCTCGCCCGTATCACCACCACCACGGACCTGGAGGCCGCGGCCGGAGCCGACCTCGTGGTCGAGGCCGTCTTCGAGAAGATCGAGGTCAAGCGGGAGATCTTCGCCACCCTCGACAAGCTGGTGGACGAGCACACCGTCCTCGCCTCCAACACCTCCGCGATCCCGATCACCAAGATCGCGGCGGCCACCGAACACCCCGAACGGGTCGTCGGCACGCACTTCTTCTCGCCGGTGCCCATGATGGGCCTGTGCGAGCTGGTGCGCGGCCACAAGACCAGCGACGAAACCCTCGCCACCGCACGGGAGTTCGCCGAGTCCGTCGGCAAGACCTGCGTCGTCGTCAACCGTGACGTCGCCGGCTTCGTCACCACCCGCCTCATCTCCGCGCTCGTCGTCGAGGCCGCCAGCCTCTACGAGTCCGGGGTCGCCTCGGCCGAGGACATCGACACCGCCTGCCGGCTCGGCTTCGGCCACGCCATGGGTCCGCTGGCCACCGCCGACCTCACCGGCGTGGACATCCTGCTGCACGCCGCCGAGAACATCTGGACCGAGTCCAAGGACGGCAAGTTCGCGCCGCCCGAGCTGATGCGGCGGATGGTGGACGCGGGTGACCTGGGACGCAAGAGCGGACAGGGCTTCTACGAGCACTGA
- a CDS encoding ATP-binding protein: protein MDPQGSERYEHGPGSQGRARAVQLVADEYLLTVNPVDGSEIEPCPPGEQLDRPVKLPPDQRPAPAGAHALPVPPSPPPFLERDEERERLTRLLSRGRSVRLTGPAGSGRSTLLDAVAEDVAALAPDGVVRLSGYHRTPSDLLYELYSAVHRAPLYRPGKAELLQALSTVGAVVVVDDLEFGGAALDEVLRSTPECAFLLAATPDVAAPAADSRVEELFLAGLSRTACLELLEHAVHRPLTDQEADWAGDLWFGSEGLALRFVQAGALLRLQGSSGVIPALTDDTALAPLLAAALPESGLQTLRLALALGGELPHATHLPALTGDQQADDCLPELLAHGLISPAGDHFRIAPGVAEQLAEAGYAEGAEDYALAATQHYTWWAGHPSVTAGRVAIESAPVLAAIRGAQRGGNPNAAVLLSRTAAPVLAAGLRWSAWERALRCGQESARASGEIAEEAYFHHELGVLALTTGNPERARAELEAAIALRGTLAEQRGIVAGRRALALVTDRLAGGTAGARTGGPASSGASLPSSGYSSGAVTGSAADAPGGAGGTAPTPHDGVPVSATTGVTASVPSAAARHPESETLVAASGGTAGGMAAGGAGKRGGAHGGPSRWAAFTSSKRNVAAAGAGALLAAVLGTIVTLGAASEDGKPDTVRPDHSTSQEDDEDGVTADRPPKEDGSGSTSGQPAAGPGSRVPGAGRTSAGSSNPDTREPSSPRDSSSASEDPSNDPGKPPSSPHDPPSSPDDPPSSPDDPPSSPDPTPTPTDDPTTQKPPSGTSGGDAGGSGGGGGADSGTRRGDVPSGQGTPDEAA from the coding sequence ATGGATCCACAAGGCAGCGAGCGTTACGAGCACGGACCGGGCAGCCAGGGGCGCGCACGAGCCGTGCAACTCGTCGCTGACGAATACCTGTTGACGGTCAACCCCGTCGACGGCAGCGAGATCGAGCCGTGCCCGCCCGGTGAACAGCTCGACCGGCCCGTCAAACTTCCCCCGGACCAGCGCCCCGCCCCCGCCGGGGCCCACGCTCTCCCCGTGCCGCCCTCGCCCCCGCCCTTCCTGGAGCGCGACGAGGAGCGCGAGCGGCTCACCAGGCTCCTCTCGCGGGGCCGCTCCGTACGGCTCACCGGCCCGGCCGGCTCCGGGCGCAGCACCCTGCTGGATGCCGTCGCCGAGGACGTCGCCGCCCTCGCCCCCGACGGCGTCGTCCGCCTCAGCGGCTACCACCGCACCCCCAGCGACCTGCTGTACGAGCTGTACTCCGCCGTCCACCGCGCCCCGCTGTACCGCCCTGGCAAGGCCGAACTGCTCCAGGCGCTGAGCACCGTGGGTGCCGTCGTCGTCGTGGACGACCTGGAATTCGGCGGCGCCGCGCTGGACGAGGTGCTGCGCTCCACACCCGAATGCGCGTTCCTGCTGGCCGCCACCCCGGACGTCGCCGCACCCGCGGCCGACTCCCGCGTCGAGGAGCTCTTCCTCGCCGGGCTGAGCCGTACCGCCTGCCTGGAGCTGCTGGAGCACGCCGTGCACCGCCCGCTCACCGACCAGGAGGCGGACTGGGCGGGCGACCTGTGGTTCGGCTCCGAAGGGCTGGCGCTGCGCTTCGTGCAGGCCGGAGCGCTGCTGCGCCTCCAGGGCAGCTCCGGCGTCATCCCCGCGCTGACCGACGACACCGCGCTCGCGCCCCTGCTGGCCGCGGCGCTGCCGGAGTCCGGGCTCCAGACCCTCCGCCTGGCCCTCGCGCTCGGCGGCGAGCTGCCGCACGCCACCCACCTGCCCGCCCTCACCGGCGACCAGCAGGCGGACGACTGCCTGCCCGAACTGCTGGCCCACGGCCTCATCAGCCCGGCAGGGGACCACTTCAGGATCGCCCCGGGAGTCGCCGAGCAGCTCGCCGAGGCGGGCTACGCCGAAGGCGCCGAGGACTACGCGCTCGCCGCGACCCAGCACTACACCTGGTGGGCGGGCCATCCTTCGGTCACAGCGGGCCGCGTCGCCATCGAGTCGGCACCCGTTCTCGCCGCCATACGGGGCGCACAGCGCGGCGGCAACCCCAACGCGGCCGTGCTGCTGTCCCGCACCGCGGCGCCGGTGCTCGCAGCGGGGCTGCGGTGGAGTGCCTGGGAGCGCGCGCTGCGCTGCGGCCAGGAGTCCGCCAGGGCATCCGGAGAGATCGCCGAAGAGGCGTACTTCCACCACGAGCTGGGCGTCCTGGCGCTGACCACCGGCAACCCCGAGCGGGCCCGCGCGGAGCTGGAGGCCGCCATAGCGCTGCGCGGGACGCTCGCGGAACAGCGCGGCATCGTCGCGGGGCGCCGGGCCCTGGCGCTGGTGACCGACCGGCTCGCGGGCGGTACGGCGGGGGCGCGGACCGGAGGTCCGGCATCCTCCGGTGCCTCGTTGCCGTCGTCCGGATACTCGTCCGGGGCGGTGACGGGCAGCGCTGCTGACGCCCCCGGGGGCGCGGGAGGGACGGCCCCGACGCCCCACGACGGCGTGCCCGTCAGCGCGACCACCGGAGTAACGGCCTCGGTGCCGTCCGCTGCCGCCCGGCATCCGGAGAGCGAGACGCTGGTCGCCGCTTCAGGTGGCACGGCGGGCGGTATGGCGGCCGGCGGCGCCGGGAAGCGCGGTGGGGCGCACGGAGGGCCGTCGCGCTGGGCGGCCTTCACGAGCAGCAAGCGGAACGTGGCGGCGGCGGGCGCCGGCGCCCTGCTCGCCGCCGTGCTCGGCACCATCGTCACCCTGGGCGCCGCCTCCGAGGACGGTAAGCCCGACACCGTACGGCCCGACCACTCGACCTCCCAGGAGGACGATGAGGACGGGGTCACGGCCGACCGCCCGCCCAAGGAAGACGGCTCCGGCAGCACCTCTGGGCAGCCCGCGGCCGGACCCGGCTCGCGCGTCCCCGGGGCGGGCCGGACCTCGGCCGGGAGCAGCAATCCGGACACGCGTGAGCCGAGTTCGCCCCGTGATTCCTCCAGCGCGTCGGAGGATCCCTCGAACGACCCCGGCAAGCCGCCGTCCTCGCCCCACGACCCGCCCTCTTCCCCCGACGACCCGCCGTCCTCACCGGATGACCCGCCGTCCTCCCCCGACCCCACGCCCACGCCGACCGACGACCCGACGACGCAGAAGCCGCCGTCCGGGACGTCGGGCGGTGACGCCGGCGGGAGTGGCGGCGGCGGTGGCGCGGACAGCGGCACCCGACGCGGGGACGTGCCGAGCGGGCAGGGAACGCCGGACGAGGCGGCGTAG
- a CDS encoding STAS domain-containing protein yields the protein MHIRGDHAELVVGGRLDVRSAADARTVLHAAVDSGDGDLVLDLAELDSWDATGLGVIMGAHRRAGRCGRRLVLREVPPQMQRLLMATRLHRILAIESAAVPSGRRRPEGTAAPEEPGGRAGAVSSGSRKSDVRILTKP from the coding sequence ATGCACATCAGGGGCGACCACGCCGAGCTGGTCGTCGGAGGTCGTCTCGACGTCCGCAGCGCGGCGGACGCCCGAACGGTCCTGCACGCCGCCGTCGACTCGGGCGACGGCGATCTCGTGCTCGACCTCGCCGAGCTGGACTCGTGGGATGCCACGGGCCTCGGTGTCATCATGGGCGCACACCGCCGCGCCGGACGCTGTGGCAGGAGGCTCGTACTGCGTGAAGTGCCCCCGCAGATGCAGCGCCTGCTGATGGCCACACGGCTCCACCGGATTCTCGCGATCGAATCAGCGGCGGTACCCTCCGGCCGGAGGAGGCCGGAAGGAACCGCGGCACCGGAGGAACCCGGCGGAAGGGCCGGAGCTGTTTCGTCCGGTTCCCGGAAGTCCGACGTCCGAATCCTCACAAAGCCATGA
- a CDS encoding cob(I)yrinic acid a,c-diamide adenosyltransferase has product MVNLTRIYTRTGDKGSTALGDMSRTAKTDSRIAAYADANEANAAIGVALALGDLGEEMRTVLVRVQNDLFDVGADLSTPVVEDPQYPPLRVEQSYVDKLEADCDRFLEDLEKLRSFILPGGTAGAALLHQACTVVRRAERSTWAALEEHGETMNPLTATYLNRLSDLLFILARAANKAVGDVLWVPGGER; this is encoded by the coding sequence ATGGTTAACCTCACGCGGATCTACACCCGAACCGGCGACAAGGGCTCCACGGCGCTCGGCGACATGAGCCGCACCGCCAAGACCGACTCGCGCATCGCGGCGTACGCGGACGCCAACGAGGCGAACGCCGCGATCGGGGTCGCCCTCGCGCTGGGTGACCTCGGTGAGGAGATGCGCACGGTCCTGGTGCGGGTGCAGAACGACCTGTTCGACGTGGGTGCCGACCTGTCCACACCGGTGGTCGAGGACCCGCAATACCCGCCGCTGAGGGTCGAGCAGAGCTACGTCGACAAGCTGGAGGCGGACTGCGACCGCTTCCTGGAGGACCTGGAGAAGCTGCGCTCCTTCATCCTGCCCGGCGGCACGGCCGGCGCGGCCCTGCTGCACCAGGCGTGCACGGTCGTCCGCAGGGCCGAGCGTTCCACCTGGGCCGCGCTGGAGGAGCACGGCGAGACGATGAACCCGCTGACCGCGACCTACCTCAACCGCCTCTCCGACCTGCTGTTCATCCTCGCCCGCGCCGCGAACAAGGCCGTGGGCGACGTGCTGTGGGTGCCGGGCGGCGAACGGTGA
- a CDS encoding HAD family hydrolase, whose translation MSAGRAALLIDLGGVLVADKLPATAAKWAARLGISERDFITAVYEGNDDQVLIGRMSNADWWALVRERLGLDEAAVAEVREDLAGRPVWDEQLLAAVAGLRGRARTAFVSNAWPDARPNLADRLGAADEAVLSCEVGYAKPDPRIYTHTLELLGATAAGSLFVDDVSANVEAARELGMAGHVHTDAVGTLAALDAFASGLSENR comes from the coding sequence GTGAGCGCGGGACGTGCGGCGCTGCTCATCGACCTGGGCGGAGTGCTCGTCGCGGACAAACTGCCCGCCACCGCGGCCAAGTGGGCCGCCAGGCTGGGCATATCCGAGCGGGACTTCATCACGGCCGTCTACGAGGGCAACGACGACCAGGTGCTCATCGGCCGGATGAGCAACGCCGACTGGTGGGCTCTCGTACGCGAGCGCCTCGGGCTGGACGAGGCGGCCGTCGCCGAGGTGCGGGAGGACCTGGCGGGCCGGCCCGTGTGGGACGAGCAGCTGCTGGCGGCCGTGGCGGGGCTGCGGGGCAGGGCGCGCACCGCGTTCGTCAGCAACGCGTGGCCGGATGCCCGGCCCAACCTCGCGGACCGGCTGGGGGCCGCCGACGAGGCCGTGCTCTCCTGCGAGGTGGGATACGCCAAACCGGACCCGCGCATCTACACTCACACTCTGGAGCTGCTGGGCGCCACCGCCGCCGGCTCACTCTTCGTGGACGACGTCTCCGCAAACGTGGAAGCGGCGCGCGAACTGGGCATGGCGGGGCATGTACACACTGATGCCGTCGGCACCCTCGCCGCGCTCGACGCCTTCGCCTCGGGGCTTTCCGAAAACCGCTGA